The DNA window catgccagttcgtttGACAGCTGAATATGTGATTGGTTCtgcccagccccgcctcctccagtgggcgcccactcatAGGCaacatcctggcttccctgccccgccccctccgggcacagcctctgagtgggcgcctgctggaggaggcgaggcagggaagcaccgAATACTGTACCTGTTCCACCAAAAGATGAACTGCCACGAACCGCTGGTTCAGCAATTCCTGCCCATCTCtcattgggagttcgattccgccATGGCGCCCCCTGCAAGTAGAGTCTGCCCGTGTGGCCTTGGCAAGCTGCAATGTCTCAGAGGATCCCCAGGAGAAGAGATAGACAGCTATTATTGTCCATCAGGCTCATCCCTGTTCCTGGGTAAGGCAGAGGGAGACTTGAAACTTTAACACCCCCAAAGTTCCTTCTTGTTGGCCttatgcagggaaaaaaaatctcttgtgcCGGGCACATTTAAAATGAGCAATCttttgagaaagagagacagaatgaGATACCCTGCAAGCAGAAAACCAGCATGTCAAGGCGATGGACGAAGAAGACCGCTTCTGATAACAAGGACAACGAAGTGAAACTTTAGAGGAATGTCGTGTTCAGGAAAttaggttattttttaaaagttagaacTCATCTCCTTGTGTTATCTGCAAGGAATTAAATCTATTTTGAGAAGCCGCTCACAGTCGTCTTGCATGAGCttggaaaacatatttttttggactagaaaAGCTGGCTGGAGGTCCCAGTGTTTCCCCATTGCGTTGAGATAAACTCTCCCCTTCTCAAGAACGGAAATGGCTCATCCTTGATCAGCTGCTGATTGGAGATATGAGTTTCTCTCTGTTTGCGAAAAGAGGTGAAGTCAGGGAAAAAGCTGATCAGCTGGAGAGGGGAGCCATGATGGGTTATACACAACCTGTGGTCCAGATGTTCACCACATCTGCATTAGACCGCAGCTTGTGTGCCTCCCCAGGGGCACCTCGCTTGGccactgcaggaaaaaaacatgtGGGACTGTTCTTATCTCCTTGTCAATGcggttttctttccttcccacccccagcCTGCAGCAAGGCGGAGACGGCCGACGTTTTGTTCCTCATCGATGAGTCCGGGAGCGTTGGAGAGCGCGACTTCGAAAAGGTGAAAGACTTCATCTACAATGTCGTTCGAACATTTGAAAATGTCAAGACGGGGGAAACCAGCCTTCGTCTGGGTGTGGTGCTTTATGGAGATATGGCCAGGTGAGGAACCAGAGATGAGTTTCCTTCTGATCTCTTGACTGCTCTTGAAATTTGCTTTCCGGATCCGCTAAAAGTCTATCCCGAAGCCAGAGTCCTGCACTCCCGATGGGGCTTTTGAAGCTAAGCCGAGATTTCTTTGCTGGAGGCCTTTTTGTTCCTCAGAAGCAGAAATGGATTGAACCAGAAGCTGCTCCACGTGTAATATGTAATAatccagagctggaaaggaccctatgggtcattcagtccagccccagtcaaagaGGAACtggggggaattgaacacccaacttTCTGGCTCAAAAGctagatatttaaaccactgagctattccagCAGTCAGTCTCATCAATTTCACAATTCCACTGTCATGAATGTGACCAGAAGTATATCTTGAATACATTTCATCCCCCCACCTGAAAAGTCTTTGAATACGACTATTTGGTAAACATATTACTTTGATTTTTCACCCCCTTTGATTTCATCTAcacagaattgttgttgtttagttgttaagttgtgtccgactctttgtgactcttggtgaccccatggaccagaacacgccaggccctcctgtcttccactgcctctcagagttgggtcaaattcattttggttgcttcaatgacactgtccgaccatctcatcctctgttgtccccttctcctcttgccttcacactttcccaacatcagggtcttttccagggagtcttctcatgagatggccaaaggattggagcctcagcttcaggatttgtccttccagggagcactcagggttgatttccttcagaacggataggtttgttctccttgcagtccaggggactctcaagagcctcctccagcaccacaattcaaaagcatcagttcttcggtggtcagccttctttatagtccagctctcagtGACTTACAATTTCAAAATGAGATTTTTCTTTGCCTGTAATTGTTACAACAATTTGTAATTGTTGATACTTCATAAACAAATGGTATTTAATTTTTGATACTATTTTATCATGTTATTGAGAACCTAAGTGCCAGTtagagagaaaggggtggactatctggggaacttgaagctattctcctctagtAATCTCTGTACTCTTGCTGTGTTATCACAAGCAAATTCTCCAGAAACTCAAAATTTCTACAACACAAGGAAGAAGACAAACTTTGACTTTTCGATGAGTGGTCTGTTGCCACAGTGATTTACACTGTTTGACTTATACCAGTTTATAGAaataataggattttagccaaagatTGGTAGCTGACAGAAAGTTTGTGAAAATTCAAGCCGCTCAAAAGATCTGTTGGCACACAAACATAAAGGAAAGTTGTGGCTGAAAGTTGGTAGGACTCGGCACACAAAGGAGCAGTAAAGGGACAGTAGAAATAATAGTTATAGCCACTTGTGAGAATATGCAGAAACCTTTTGTGTGTATGAGAAAATGGTGAGAATTTACATTTATCAATTCTGCCACTCAGTGCACCCGGTtaaaacagagatgggaaaatttgCATTTCTAGACTAGGGCTCCGAGGACATCCTAGTTAAAATCTGGTCGCTTTagatgcagctggcccaaggccacccaggctggccttTCTTCCTCGGAGGCACAGAGTGGGGGGAATcgaatttccaacctctgcctccgcatcctgatacgtaaaccactgagttatccatcaaatagattctgacttatggcaaccctttccagagttttcaagCTAGACAATAATCAGAAATggcttctcattcccttcttcttgaggcgtcctgcaacttgcccaaggccacccaggctggctcttttcccggGAGAccgaatcaaactcccaacctccaatACTTAACTCCCTGAACTATCCGGCGAGCTCCTGAACATCCTTAGAAGCAAtccatttccctttctttcctttcagtgCCAGAGTGACCATGAGCCTCACAGACTATACCAGGATTCAGGAGGTGCTGGGGGCCGTCCGGGACCTGACCTTCAAAGGGGGCAATGTGAAGACAGGAAATGCCCTCTCCTTCATAGCCCACACGATGATCAGCGCAGGAGCGTTGAGAGAAGAGGCTGCCAAGGTGAGCCAGCGTGCAAGCTTGGACACGGTAACCGTTTCCAGCACCCGCTATGTTGTGGGATCCTTCCTCCCTTCAGCCAGAACAAACCGTAGAGTGAAGATAAACAGAGCGATGGCACCGTCTGCTGTCAGCTACAAAAATAAGCGCTTGAGTGAATCTTGAAGTCTGTCATATCCtcatggctccctcgctgggtgtttttaagagccaacttaaaacctggctctttaggcaggccttccctcctgtcaatacttgatttatacctttctattttaatttccgTCTAtactttccccatcttgaatgatactcatattactgatttaaattgttgttttcatTGCTTTAGGATATTTTTTACTGTaatccgcccagagtagacgtggtctaaatgggtgggatataaatttaataaataaataaataaatggataccATAAAGCTCACAGTGATAGCAAAATCACTCCCAAATGCAGTCCAGGATCGGGAACGCAAGTCATGGGActggctgtcaagtcagacttaattCGCACTGGCGACTCAACCTGGACTTGGCTGGGGTTGGTTCTCACAGTTGAGAACTCACtcactcctcctttcttttctgaggagaaaagcttgtttttcatagggactTGGGTCTTGGACGCAAAGACCTGACAACATCCCTTGTTAGGAATAGGGGACCCAGTATGCCCCCCATACGGTATTTCCACTGGCCTTCTGAACCTGCCCCCCACCGACCCCTCCATTCCCtcctccaaagagagagagaaagagagagagaattggtcCACAAAAATGGCTAGCTGTGCCTCTAAAAGCTCTTAAGGGGCACAACTCTAAAAAGTTCGGGACCTTTGTATGGGACAGAACGCCTCTTTCCAAGTGGAACAAACTACCCCCTGAGATTTGCCTGGGCTTCCTCCCTGGAGTTCCCAGAAATCATTAAAAACTTTCTTATTTGGCAGGATTTCTAAACCATACCATCATTCAACGTGTTGCTTTGGGTGCATGTTTCGCATCAGCAGCCGTCCAACTGATTTTAAATTAGCCACAGCTTTATTGTCTCCTTTAAAGTGTTTGCTCTATAATTGTTTTTACTGTTGCACATTGGCCAAAGggaccattggtcagatgggcagtctAAGAgctaaacgaacaaacgaatgaacaaacgaccaaaagaccaaccaaccaaccaaccaaccaaccaatcaaccaaccaaccgaaccaaaccaaaccaaccgaccgaccgaccgaccgaccgaccgaccaaaccaaaccaacccaaccaaccaaccaaccaaccaaccaaccaaccaaccaaccaaccaaccaaccaaccaaccaaccaaccaaccaaccaaccaaccaaccaaaccaaaccaaaccaaccaaccaaccaacaagatAAACTCAACTCATTATTTTGATCCatttcctgtaaaaaaaaaagtctggactGGAATTGATCTAAATTGGCCATGTGACTGAGCCACGTGTGATTCCACCATCAGACGAATTCTTGAAAAAGTAGTTTTTGAGTCCTTGAGAATCTAGAGGAGACATCACTAGAAAGCTTGGCTCCAAATTCAGGTGACCAAGCTGGATCTCCTTTCAGTCTACGAGAGGGCCACGAAAGAAAGACTACTAAGAGCGAATGGCCAGTTGCTCAAGCATCCGCTGCTGTTCCCAGGATGATGGCTCACACTTCAGTCTTGGATGGTGCTCATGTAGCTTCATCAACATCATAGGAGTAAGCAGCTCCCAAAGACTGGCAACAAACTGTTCTAGAAAGATTGGACTCGTATCTGCTCAACCTTGCTGCTGAGGTTCCTCAGCCCCATGGGGTGCGATGCCTTAAATGACCTTGGCTGTTTCTGATTTTGCATTTCACCCTTGTTGGACTACTGGAATCTCTGTTGTGTAATGATCTTGGACTGTCAGTTCGGTATTGAATATCCCTTGTTTGTACCTAACGCTTCCCCAGACTTCATGCTTATTCCCAAACCTTTATTACTGCTTGGGTTATCGCTGATCACTGCTGTGACCCTTCGCAGGTGATTATGCCTGGGAAGAATTCCAAAGGAAAAGTGTGTCTgtccaggctggcttttttctttttaatcccaAACTCAAAAGTGTCTCTCCCTGATAACAGTCAAAAAGCACCACCTGGGCATAAGAAGAAGAGATCGATAGCCTTGCAGTATGGGAATCATTATGGGGACTTTTCTATAGAAATAGGTTGGGGGGGACCCCGAACAGCCCGTTGAGGACCGACTGTATTCAGTGGCCACACTGGGATGAtgtctcttgggggggggagagagaaaaacatgggaagaggatgaagaaaagaatggaaaggCTGACATTCTGACTGTTTCTCACGTCCCTCTCTTTCCTTGCAGATCGTAATTCTGATTACAGATGAGAAATCTTCTGATCCTGTGGATGAGCCAGCGGGAGCCCTTAAGGACGCAGGAGTGACAGTGTTCGCAGTGGGTATGTGTAAGAGAACTCACCGTCTGGCCACCACAGCAGCGTTGCTACAGGTGTATCTCGTCACAAAATGTTGTGGGGGTTCAAATGTGTACAGGCTGGTTgctctccatttctctctctctctctctctctcacacacacacacacacacacacacacagagtggcgGTGCTGTAACTCTGTGCTTTATTGCATGTCCTCCATGGCACGAACACATTCAAAAAGGGGACATTTGAAAGAAATGTTGCAGGTGAGACATGCAATGGCAGGATCTAGAATCAAACCCTAATCTTATTCTCTAGGTAGAGTCTGAGCAGGCTAAAATTCAAGGCTCAGTTCAAAGacagttaaaacacacacaccccacaccagAACAAgactaaaaaaaatccaagttctaATGTTATTTTGGAGCAGTCGTATTTCCTagatagactactgcaatgtgctctacatagGGCTTCCCTTGGGGGCTGACCTGGAGACGACagcgggtccagaatgtggcggccagactggCAGCTGGTATGAGTAATCTGATCATCTCAGTCTAGTGCTGGTTTGTctccactggttacccattaTGTCCCAGATCAGGTTCGAGGTCCTGATGCTCGTGtgtaaagccctccatggtttgagACTATGCTCCCTCTTGGAATGTCTCTCACTAACATCTTCTGCCCAGCCcaccagatcttcccaggctAAGCTCCTCTGGGTAAGCCAACCTGGAGGAGGCCCGGAAATCCTCCACAAGAGGCCCTTCACAGTGGCTCCAAaattatggaaccagcttcttgGAGCTACACCTGGCCTCCCTTCTTGCTAACTTTCAGAAGACAAAATGCTGCTTTTCGGGGTGGGGGGGTTCCACAAACACTCTGTCCGATTTTATGTCCTCTGTCCTGCCATCATGCAGAAAACTGTCTGTGATGCTTCCTGTTCTTATTCTACGAATGTTTaaagtttttgtgtttttctaATGTATAAGTGCATGCTTTATCTAAGGTTGTAAGCAAGAGTAGTTCTTTGCACTAATgcgggtggtatataaatcaaatccatTAATTAATAGCAAAAGAGtctgaacaattttttaaaagagagggcaCTTCTTCAGCCTTGGTGTGACctggtttcctttttttcccttggaatATTGTGGGGGCCGTCGGTAACTTGGCCCGTCCAGTTCTGGACTCCGCACTTTAAGAGGGAAGCCCAATAAagtggagcaaattcagaggagggaaacaaggaggatcagggatTTGGCAGCCAAGCCCTtggaagaaagactgaaataactgggtatgtttagccttgagaaaaggggacagaagggagagaggagagcacttgccaaagacttgaaaggtcctacagaggaggggcaggatctgttcttgatcatcccagagagcaggacacaaACTCATGGGCTGAAGCTCAtcgttgtttagtcctttagtcgtgtccaactcttcgtgaccccatggaccagagcccgccaggccctcctgtcttccactgcctcccagagttgggtcaaattcatgttggttgcttcgaagacactgtccaaccatctcgtcctctgtcacccccttctcctcttgccttcactctttcccagcatcagcgtctttttccaaggagtcttctcttctcatgagaaatggccaaagtattggagcctcagcttcaggatctgtccttccagtgagcactcagggttgatttccttcagaatggataggtttgttctccttgcagtccaggggactctcaagagtcctgtagctgaagctacaggaagccaaatcaggaaaaacctcttaactgttagagctgtgcGACAATGGAACCCAAGACCCCAGGAGGTACCAAGTGCTCCAGCGTTGGCTGCCTTCAAGAGAAGATTGGGCAACCCTTTCTCAgctctgctttgacttggattcctgcctcgatcAGGgcgttggactggatggccttagagaccccttccaacttcataattctatgattctgggaTTCCCATCCCCATCTCCTCTTTCATCCGTCTGCTTCCTCCTTAGGAATAAAACATGCCGATAAGAAAGAACTGAGCCAAATTGCATCTCAGCCCCTTGAGGAGCACTTGTTTTACGTGGAGGATTTCCACCACCTCGGCAGCCTCTCGCGGAAACTTTCCCGGCGGCTCTGCGTCACGGCCTCGGAGCCACCGCAGCCGGCTAAGCAGACTGTGAATGGTGAGTCCAGGGTCCTTATTCCAGGTctagggggaggggaaaaaaatcacaaataagcTTCCTAAAATGGACGTCCTTCATCCAAAGCCGGTTTGAGGGGTGCCCAATTTTTCTGGACTGAACTGCGGTAGCTGTTCAGGCCTTTGGAAAAATCTCTCCCACGGGAggcccagcctggccccatcttcgctgtccttccgcaaacagtcgaagacctttctcttcaggcaagcctacCCTCAGTAAACGAGCTACCTGGATGTGATTTTTAGATTGTTATGCGTtgtgactggatttttagtacactggtgccttgacttacgaacttcaTCCGTTTcggaatggtgtttgtaagtcaaaatgttcgtaagtcaaagcagcatttcccactgaaatgcatgggaaggggattaatctgttccagcatttcaaaaatctgGGAGGCAAAGCCCGGCTGGGAAGCGAGCAGCGGGAAACGGACCCTGTGCTGGGAGGCAGGagcccaggaaattcaaatggcctcccgaTCACACTCGAATTCCCGGCACGGGCTCCAGCgttcgtaggtcaaagctccgtttgcaagtcaaagcaaaattttgcgaacggagctgttcgtaagtcaaggcaccactgtactacaatacttgtgtttttctatttctcagagtgacatttaaatttttttatatacttattgatctttgccgcAATATTGCCTATTAATGTTgttaagatgcctctttactcattgttcatagttttaaacaTCGTCTTATAATGAGGTCGCCCACTGTTGTAGACTCCTTGTTTACAACTTTAAATATCATTTTCTCTTGTTGCAAGCaatgggtccttttcaaggagaaaggcgggataaaaatattttaaacaaacaaatacatttccTAAGGATTGGCAGAACTCACTGGATTTTGGAAGGTCATCACCTCCAGACTTCTGATTCAGGGCAATAAAaatgctagtacagtggtgcctcgctagacagttaccccccatgacagttttttcgctagacattgacttttcgcgattgctatagcgatttgcaaaacagtgattcctatgggggaatttcactggacaatgtttggtccctgcttcgcaaaccaattttcactagacaacgattttgacagctccctccgcgctcgcaaaatgggtgttttcaggacctacgcttcgcaagacagtgatttaaacagctgatcggcggttcgcaaagcggctttcctatggcgtatctttgctagacaacgacgattcttccccattggaatgcattaaacaggtttcaatgcattccaatggggaaatgcttttcgctagacaattatttcgctaaacagcgatttcagtggaacggattatcatcgtccagcgaggcaccactgtacagtacttattcTAAGAGTTACAGCCAGCTTCCTGCTGCCTAAACGCAGAGCAGAAGGAAGGCTGCACAAGCACCGTGTCGTCAATCTGGGACTCTCCCGTTTCAGCTTCAGATGTGTGATGGATCTCCCAACCAACTTGAGAACATGCATAAGTCCAGCAGCCTGCTGGGGAAGGTTTTTTTAATACAATTTCCCTTTCAATCTGCATTGATCAGCAGGATACTAAGCTATATTTCTTTATTAGAATTCTCTTTAGAGTTAAAAGCGCCCAAAGAGTAGCCACATCTAGACTTCTTTGTTTAAGAAAGCAAGAAATCTAGTGTTGGTTCTAAGCATTATAATAAAGAATTGTATGTACTGGAAGATAGAACAGAGGGATAACTCAGGGGCTAAAGACCTAAACTACGAACTCGGGACATTTGGCCAAAATTTCCGTAGTGCCCCCTAGAGGTTATGAAGGACTTTTTCAATTTCGAAAAATTGAATTAGGGATGTGGGGAAAACAGGTTTCTGTCAGGGTTATCCATGGGTCTCCACGCAGCCGACAGTTCTCCCTCTAGCCCCTTTCCTGCCCCGTTTCTGAGCCAGGGGGTGCTTTTTCTTGGGAAGAGCTTCAGGGGGGGGATGtgcaaaaatcaatatttttattgtGCCTCTCAACACAGACAAAACACTTTTGCCCCCATAGACGATGGTGCCAGCTCTCATCGCTTATGATGACACTCAGTGGatattggctgttttttttaaagtccatttcAGCCTCCTGTTTGTCAAGAAAGACCCCTTTGCCCCACTTTCCTCTGCACACCACCTGCTTGCTTTTAAGCGTTGGTTTGCTTCTCCCATTTTTCTTGCAGTCGAGAAGATGGTTGGGCCTCGGGACCTGGTCGTCAGCGAGCCAAACTACAATTCTTTGAGGCTAACGTGGTCACCCGCCACTGGAAAAGTGAAAGGCTACCAAGTCCTTGTGGATTCCCTCTCAGTTGCAGGAGAATCTGGCCCAAGGGATCAACAGCAGGTAAGGGGAGTCTTTAgaaggctcggggggggggcccTTTGGTGTACAATTCCCCAAAACCTACAGAGGTACATtctaggtccaagctatctttaaaaatgcatctCCCTCTATCAGGCCACACAGccattaagatcatcaagggaggcctttcccttggtcccaccaccttcacaagtgcgtTTGGTGGGGATACGGAAAAGGGctttctctgtcgctgctcccagactttggaactccctcccactggatgcCTAGTCggtctcatctttgctgtccttcctcaagcaggcaaaaacctttagGGAAGCCTTCCCTGAGCGACTCGTGATGTGAGCTGAGAGAAACCAAGTAATCATTTGCTGACTCTACATATGCTTGTATAATTTTCTTCTACATATGTGTCTTCTTCTTGCTTCCGTTTGTACGGGGGTGTTGTGACAGATCGTTCTGGCAGCCAACGAGAGCACCGTTCTGGTGACAGGCCTACAACCAAACACAAAACATTTCTTCACCGTCTTGGCGGTCTATGCGGATGTTTTTGGAGAGCCGGTCACGGTCAAAGGGAAAACAAGTGAGTCTCCCATTTTCAAACACTTCCTTCTGGGTCATTTATCTCTCCTGCCTCTCTTTCCACCTTCCTCTACCTAGGACTAGGAAACCAGTAGAAAGCAGGATTTAGACTGGGGAAGTGCTGGATTTTGTCCTGGTCTGGACCATTCCACACAGACTTATGGATAACCTCCACTTGTCTGTGTCTGGACAACTCTACTAGCCccttgaaaaattaaaaaacaatccatagtttttcatgaCCGACACCGTCAAAGGCTTTCCTGTATGTAATCTTTAATTTTCTTCTAAAATTGTTCGACCTGtaaatttgcaatatgatctctagggCCTCTTTGTTCTCTCAATTCAGCTTGAACATATGGCATTTCCTACTCTGTAAGTGGCCAAAGTCTTTGTTGAAAAATTTTCAGCTTCGTTTTGCGTGCACAGGAGGTTACACTATATATACCCATTCCTGTCTCCTTGGTTTGAAAGCAGAATGTATACTGCATGTTTCTAGTCTGTAGGCTATTGtttaattttccatatttgttgggaaattctttttaggattttgataaatgcagtctctgtagcttgaatTTCATAGCTTGGTTTTCTTAGCAATAATGTACTGTTGTGAGCTATACCCCTTCTTATGCACAGTATTCTGGGTGCGTGCATGCTTTGATCCTAAAGAGGCAAATAAGTTTGCAAATAAGCTTTGCAAAATACCAGCTCCTGTTGGAAAAGAAAGGGAGTAGAGCTGGATTTGTTGATTTGAACAACACAGCTGGATTTTCATTGTGGAGATGCCAGTGAGGACTGCTGAATCAAACTTTGCCACCACACCActgtaggacccccatatccatggaggATTGGTTCTAAGCCCCCTCTtgtagattatagcaaacactattttaatagtgaacactatacatagtatggtctctggctcccttttgtggccagttttggtaatgacatcatggaaatatattttcctaGTGAACACAATATGTGGCATGATTTCTTGCCTCCTCTAGTGACCAATTCTTGTAACTTCATCATTAGTAtttgtggtatttttaaaaatatttttaatattttcaaactgcggataagtgaatcagtggatactgattccgtggatacaggggtcctactgtactgaaaGTTGACAGATTATATACCATGATTTGGCTCGTGTTTCATTTTTCCACTGTGATCCAAATAGTATCACGCATGTCGCCTCCCCCTTCCTAATACATTTCCTAATCCATGTGTTTTGGACTATGGAATCCCTTTCCGGTGTGTGTATTCTTCTTTTAAAGCACCCATACCACCAGTGACCAACTTCAGGGTCATAGAAGAAGGACTGTCCAGCCTCAAGGTCGCCTGGACTCCTCCTTTGGGAAAACTATCAGGCTACAAAATCTACATTCCGGAATGTAAGTTAGACTGCTGAAATTTTCTTGGACTTTCTTTTTGGTGGACATTCATCCAGGAAGCTGGAGTTATAGCTATCTAGAAAACATTGTTCTGGATTTCTAACATCTCTTCGGGGAAATCAATCCATCTGTAAAGTATGCAGACTCCATTCAGGAACCCAGTCTCCCTTCATGTGA is part of the Pogona vitticeps strain Pit_001003342236 chromosome 5, PviZW2.1, whole genome shotgun sequence genome and encodes:
- the LOC144583185 gene encoding collagen alpha-1(XXI) chain-like, whose translation is MKASYAEILLFLAALLAQNETLASHEACSKAETADVLFLIDESGSVGERDFEKVKDFIYNVVRTFENVKTGETSLRLGVVLYGDMAR